The DNA sequence TGTGCGAAATGCTTTGGCCGGGGAGAAATTGCTTTCCATCGTTTGTCCGTTCCAGACTTTCACCCGCCAGTAGTACGTGCGATTAGTATCCAGCCGATGGTCGGCGGGCAGCAACACTCCCACACTTTGGCCGCTCATTACTTTGCCCGAGTCCCAGACATCGCCAACGGCAGCCTGACTAGTGTTCCGCGACGACGAAAGAATCAGCCGATAAGCCGTTTGCTGGCTCCCCACTGCCGGATCGGACAGCACCCAGCTGAACGACGGGTGCGTACTGCGAATCAGTGCCCGCTGCCCGACGAAACCCGCCGAGTCGGCCGCGTCCAGTGTATAGTTTGTGACGAACCCATTGTGCCATACCCTATCGGTATGCTGCAGCAGATCGGTACGGAGGGTAGTAGGCGATGCCGGCCCCTGAGCCAATACGGTCAGGTTACCAGCGAGCATCCCCAACAGGAACAGGTAGCGCATGAACGGAGTGGATTAATGTAGATTCACACTGTGGTCATTCGGGAAATCGTCGCCACTCCAGATGCGCTGCGCACTCCACTTTTCGGGTGCACCCGCCCAGAAGGGATCGGTTTCGGGCAGGCCCAGCGGCAGGAAGATAGCAGTGGCCAGGTAGAGGCTTCCCTGGTTGTTGTACGAGTCGGCCAGGTCGGGCTGCGACCCATACAGCCCGATCGTGAGCCAGCCCTGCTGGTAGGTCGACGGGCTTTCCAGCGTTTTGCGGAGAACGGCCGTCAGAGCGCAACGAACCTGAGCGGGCTTCAGTTGTTCAGGCAGAGCTTTCCGCCACGCCATATCGGCCAGGTGGTGGAACGCAGCCCCCCGGTACACGATAGACCGCCCGGTGGCCGGGAACGTACCGTCGGCGTTGATGAGTCGCTCCTGAATAATGGCGTAACGTTCATTCCGCTTTTTGAGCCTGGCGATCATCCCGGCGTAGGCACTGGTCTTTTTGCCGATAATGTCGGTAATGGTTGCCAGGTAGGGCTGGATCACGTAGCTGTTGTAGTAGTCGAAAGCAAAGGAAGGCCCGTCCATGTACACGCCATCGCCCACGTACCACTGCTCCAGTTGCTGCAGGGCATAATCGACCCGCATGGGGTCCCACTCGTAGCCGTACTTGCAAAAGAAGGCTTCGGTCATGGCCGAAAACAGCAGCCAGTTGGAAAAACCCGGCTTAAACTGGCGGGTACTTTTCAACACCCTGACCAGCCGCTCCCGGTCGATCTTCGACATGTTTTCCCACAACCACGGCGCCCGAACGAACGCGTAGGCCAGAAACGATGCGTCGACCAGCTGCTGACCGGCAATGTCGAACCGCATATAATCGTTGGCCGTAGAATCGAGCGCGTGGGTTAATCCCTGAAGCACCCATTGCCGGTACTGGTTGCGCAGGGCCACCTCGTCGGTGCTTCCTCCCTCCCCCTGCAACCAGGGGGCAATGCCGCTGAGCACCCGGCCCAGCACCTCTACGTACTGCACCTCGAGCCGCTGCTCCCGGTTGTCGGTACGGATCGAGACCCGCTTCGGCATGGCAATCCGCAGGCTGTCGTGGGCCAGGCTGGACAAGACCGGCCGGACCATCCTATCCATTTCGGTTAGCCAGACGATCCGGTCGTTAACGGGTTTCACTTTTGCCGACGCGTTTTTTTTCTGGGCGAGTGCGGGACTGCCCAGCAGCAGTAAAAAAACGAAAATTCGCAGCAGGCGGGACATTGACTGATTCATGGCTGGTCAACGGTGGGTAGTGAGTTCGGAAGTTTGGGTGGGCTTGGTTTCGTCGCGGCCTACCGGTTAAGCGCGTCGAGTTCGGCGGGGGAGATCATGACCACCGTGCCGTGACGGATTCCGGTCGGCAACCGTAATTTAGCGGACTCATCGGTCCAGTTCGTCAAATCGGTCGACGTGATCACGCCATACGTGTGCTCCGTGTATTTATCGAAGTAAACCAGCCATTTGGTACCAACCCGCGCTACCGTTGGTCCCTCAGCCCAGTACTTGCCCGTAATGGGTGCGCTGGCTTTCGAGTACGGACCAGCCAGGTTCTGGCTGTAGGCAAGCTTAAGGTTTTTTTGCGCCGGCTCGCGGGTTTCGTCCTTCAAAAACATAACATATCGACGACC is a window from the Spirosoma rigui genome containing:
- a CDS encoding DUF2264 domain-containing protein, translating into MNQSMSRLLRIFVFLLLLGSPALAQKKNASAKVKPVNDRIVWLTEMDRMVRPVLSSLAHDSLRIAMPKRVSIRTDNREQRLEVQYVEVLGRVLSGIAPWLQGEGGSTDEVALRNQYRQWVLQGLTHALDSTANDYMRFDIAGQQLVDASFLAYAFVRAPWLWENMSKIDRERLVRVLKSTRQFKPGFSNWLLFSAMTEAFFCKYGYEWDPMRVDYALQQLEQWYVGDGVYMDGPSFAFDYYNSYVIQPYLATITDIIGKKTSAYAGMIARLKKRNERYAIIQERLINADGTFPATGRSIVYRGAAFHHLADMAWRKALPEQLKPAQVRCALTAVLRKTLESPSTYQQGWLTIGLYGSQPDLADSYNNQGSLYLATAIFLPLGLPETDPFWAGAPEKWSAQRIWSGDDFPNDHSVNLH